In one Microbacterium invictum genomic region, the following are encoded:
- a CDS encoding RNA polymerase sigma factor: MVPRHDAVDEAVDEALAEAHRELFGRLVGWLFRREGDLQAAEDAVASVFAQAVTAWRQAGVPRSPEAWLRVAARNAAISAARRRTRDVTVAPEEMTDMAVTDDEIAEPPPTADDVLTLLFVCAHPAIDERLHAPLMLQAVLGVDAARIAAVFLVPPATMGQRLSRVKTKIRDAGIRYRVPSPGDLPARVGAVLRAIYAAYGSSDALIDDLGGDRPALRAEALRLAEVLAALSPDDPEVRGLLALLLHTESRRPARFAGSTFVPLAEQDTRLWSTELRRRGDAELRRAAASGALGRFQLEAAISAVHSARAETGTTEWSAVVTLYRGLLQVAPSIGATIGAAAALVEVGDTDEAAGMLAGLPSSAIESHQPYWVCLARVEAARGRAAEADDATRRAIGLTTDPRVRAYLLARAPLTGPGRPAPAD; this comes from the coding sequence ATGGTCCCCCGACACGATGCCGTCGACGAGGCGGTCGACGAGGCGCTCGCCGAGGCTCACCGAGAGCTCTTCGGGCGCCTCGTCGGCTGGCTGTTCCGCCGCGAGGGCGACCTCCAGGCCGCCGAGGATGCCGTCGCATCGGTGTTCGCGCAGGCCGTCACCGCCTGGAGGCAGGCCGGGGTGCCGCGGTCGCCCGAGGCCTGGCTGCGGGTCGCTGCCCGCAACGCCGCGATCAGCGCCGCGCGGCGCCGCACCAGAGACGTCACCGTGGCGCCCGAGGAGATGACCGACATGGCCGTGACCGACGATGAGATCGCCGAGCCCCCACCCACCGCCGATGACGTCCTCACCCTGCTGTTCGTCTGCGCGCATCCGGCCATCGACGAGCGCCTCCATGCCCCGCTCATGCTCCAGGCCGTCCTCGGGGTCGACGCGGCGCGGATCGCGGCGGTGTTCCTGGTGCCGCCGGCGACCATGGGTCAGCGCCTCAGCCGGGTGAAGACGAAGATCCGCGACGCAGGCATCCGCTATCGCGTGCCGTCGCCGGGAGACCTGCCCGCGCGGGTCGGCGCCGTCCTTCGTGCGATCTACGCCGCGTACGGGTCATCCGACGCCCTGATCGACGATCTCGGGGGCGATCGTCCGGCGCTTCGCGCCGAGGCGCTGCGGCTGGCGGAGGTGCTGGCGGCTCTGAGTCCCGACGATCCCGAGGTTCGCGGGCTCCTCGCACTGCTGCTCCACACCGAGAGTCGGCGCCCGGCCCGGTTCGCGGGGAGCACCTTCGTCCCGCTTGCGGAACAGGACACGCGACTGTGGTCGACCGAGCTCCGTCGTCGCGGCGACGCCGAGCTCCGGCGCGCGGCGGCGTCCGGCGCGCTCGGACGGTTCCAGCTCGAGGCGGCGATCAGCGCCGTGCACTCGGCGCGCGCCGAGACCGGGACCACCGAGTGGAGCGCGGTGGTGACGCTCTACCGCGGGCTGCTGCAGGTGGCACCCTCGATCGGGGCGACCATCGGCGCGGCGGCGGCCCTGGTCGAGGTCGGCGACACCGACGAGGCTGCCGGGATGCTGGCCGGCCTGCCGTCATCCGCCATCGAGAGCCATCAGCCCTACTGGGTCTGTCTCGCCCGGGTCGAGGCGGCGCGCGGCCGGGCGGCCGAGGCGGACGATGCGACCCGCCGTGCCATCGGGCTGACGACCGACCCGCGGGTGCGGGCCTATCTCCTCGCCCGCGCGCCCCTCACCGGCCCCGGTCGTCCCGCTCCGGCGGACTGA
- a CDS encoding YciI family protein — protein MQFAILAMEAEADYADRTDPDASEAYWSSWAAYVTALQESGTMSAAAGLQPPGTATTVRMRGGDAEIQDGPFADTKEHLGGIFLIEAPDLDAAMQWAARCPAAARGSVEVRPVLPPMS, from the coding sequence ATGCAGTTCGCGATCCTGGCGATGGAAGCCGAGGCCGACTACGCCGACCGCACCGACCCGGACGCCTCCGAGGCCTACTGGTCGTCGTGGGCGGCGTACGTCACCGCTCTCCAGGAGAGCGGCACCATGTCCGCCGCCGCCGGGCTCCAGCCGCCGGGGACGGCGACGACGGTGCGGATGCGCGGCGGCGACGCCGAGATCCAGGACGGTCCGTTCGCCGACACCAAGGAGCACCTGGGCGGGATCTTCCTCATCGAGGCGCCCGACCTGGACGCCGCGATGCAGTGGGCGGCGCGGTGCCCGGCCGCAGCCCGCGGGTCGGTCGAAGTCCGGCCGGTGCTTCCGCCGATGTCCTGA
- a CDS encoding SRPBCC domain-containing protein: MSTQKIQLAINAPAADVWRALTDPAISPAYYYGFEAHIPAVAGAAYSYLMDGHEVITGTVTDVVEEERLSMTFRGSWAPDVAELPESRVTYVLSDTAMSIPGLTQLTLIHEGLPEGPTSENIERGWVLILSGLKTLLETSAPLVPAPTA, from the coding sequence ATGTCGACCCAGAAGATCCAGCTCGCCATCAACGCCCCCGCCGCGGACGTCTGGCGGGCCTTGACCGACCCGGCGATCTCCCCCGCCTACTACTACGGCTTCGAAGCCCACATCCCCGCGGTCGCCGGCGCGGCATACTCGTACCTGATGGACGGTCACGAGGTCATCACCGGCACCGTCACCGACGTCGTCGAGGAGGAACGGCTGAGCATGACCTTCCGCGGATCCTGGGCACCGGATGTCGCCGAGCTCCCCGAGAGCCGCGTCACGTACGTGCTCTCGGACACCGCGATGTCGATCCCCGGGCTCACCCAGCTCACCCTCATCCACGAGGGCCTCCCCGAGGGCCCCACGTCCGAGAACATCGAGCGCGGCTGGGTGCTGATCCTCTCGGGACTGAAGACGCTCCTCGAGACCTCCGCCCCGCTCGTGCCGGCGCCCACCGCGTAG
- a CDS encoding ThuA domain-containing protein: MSDRTTGDNERRALIVRGGWEGHQPVAATDLFVPFLRAQGFAVRIEETNAVYADIDAMAETDLIVQSVTMSEISAEALRGLREAVAAGTGLAGWHGGIADAYRGSSDYLQLIGGQFATHPSKAPHDRVGDESDNFLRHTIEMTALGRDHEITRGIGDIDLVTEQYWVLHDDLNDVLATTTHPVQPYHPWQRPITSPAVWTRLWGNGRVFVATPGHSVDVLQDARVRTVIERGMLWAARERA, translated from the coding sequence GTGAGCGATCGAACGACGGGTGACAACGAGCGCCGAGCGCTCATCGTGCGCGGGGGATGGGAGGGGCATCAGCCGGTCGCGGCGACCGATCTGTTCGTTCCCTTCCTGCGTGCACAGGGCTTCGCGGTGCGGATCGAGGAGACGAACGCGGTCTACGCCGATATCGACGCGATGGCCGAGACCGACCTGATCGTGCAGAGCGTGACGATGTCGGAGATCTCGGCGGAGGCGCTCCGGGGTCTTCGCGAGGCGGTCGCCGCGGGAACCGGACTCGCCGGCTGGCACGGCGGGATCGCCGACGCGTATCGCGGCAGCTCGGACTACCTCCAGCTCATCGGCGGTCAGTTCGCGACACACCCGTCCAAGGCCCCTCACGACCGGGTGGGCGACGAGAGCGACAATTTCCTTCGTCACACGATCGAGATGACCGCACTCGGACGCGACCACGAGATCACGCGCGGCATCGGCGACATCGACCTCGTCACCGAGCAGTACTGGGTGCTCCACGACGATCTCAACGACGTGCTGGCCACCACCACGCATCCGGTGCAGCCCTACCACCCGTGGCAGCGGCCGATCACGTCGCCCGCGGTCTGGACGCGCCTCTGGGGGAACGGGCGCGTGTTCGTGGCGACACCCGGGCACAGCGTCGACGTGCTGCAGGACGCGCGGGTGCGCACCGTGATCGAGCGAGGGATGCTCTGGGCCGCGCGCGAGCGCGCCTGA
- a CDS encoding BLUF domain-containing protein: MKESAAMGPQDPSEDLLSVLYTSTSHEQLSDEQLTDLLTVSRSRNAADDITGLLVYRAGRFFQVIEGPPAAVRALYGRIAADQRHHSVRTLVEDRVAERHFGEWTMGFERVPDHEESVPVGFRSTFDDLDDVEGAAPTIRAARELSLWFRVRSRATTSF; this comes from the coding sequence GTGAAAGAAAGCGCAGCCATGGGGCCGCAAGACCCGTCCGAAGACCTCCTGTCGGTGCTCTACACCAGCACGTCCCACGAGCAACTGAGCGATGAACAGCTCACCGACCTCCTCACCGTCAGTCGCTCCAGGAACGCCGCCGACGACATCACGGGGCTCCTGGTCTACAGGGCCGGGCGCTTCTTCCAGGTGATCGAGGGCCCACCTGCGGCGGTCCGCGCCCTCTACGGCCGGATCGCCGCCGACCAGCGCCACCACTCGGTGCGCACCCTGGTCGAGGATCGTGTCGCGGAGCGCCACTTCGGTGAGTGGACGATGGGCTTCGAGCGCGTTCCCGACCACGAGGAGTCCGTCCCCGTGGGTTTCCGAAGCACGTTCGACGACCTCGACGACGTCGAGGGCGCCGCCCCGACGATCCGCGCGGCGCGGGAACTCAGCCTGTGGTTCCGAGTGCGCTCACGCGCGACGACATCCTTCTGA
- a CDS encoding Gfo/Idh/MocA family oxidoreductase, whose translation MTTSTGEDAADATHAHGVGIVGLGVISAQYLATFRGRTDVAVVAVADLDRARAEAVARDIPGCRALSVADLMSDPRVETVLNLTIPAAHAEIALQALAAGKNVYGEKPLAASLSEARRVVDAVPSGAWLGGAPDTVLGTGIQTARAAVDAGLIGRPVSAMATWTSGGHESWHPHPDFYYREGGGPLMDMGPYYLTSLVQLLGPVVRVSGASSRSRDVRRIGTGPRAGEQIPVEVDTHVTGTLVHEGGALSTVTFSFDGGQTGAPPIEVHGEAGSLQAPDPNHFDGQVRVRRHGAQEWADVPTGAGYVGAGRGVGLVDFLRPDGGRASGAMALHVLEIMTSLLDAADERRWVELVTTVERPTPVPLTDFARLGLPTSTERTPL comes from the coding sequence ATGACGACGTCGACCGGTGAGGATGCCGCGGACGCTACGCACGCCCACGGGGTGGGCATCGTAGGGCTCGGGGTGATCTCGGCGCAGTACCTCGCGACCTTCCGAGGGCGCACGGATGTGGCGGTCGTCGCGGTCGCCGACCTCGACCGTGCGCGCGCCGAAGCGGTGGCCCGTGACATCCCGGGGTGCCGCGCCCTGTCGGTCGCCGACCTGATGTCCGACCCGCGCGTCGAGACGGTGCTGAATCTCACGATTCCCGCCGCGCACGCCGAGATCGCCCTGCAGGCCCTCGCCGCGGGGAAGAACGTCTACGGCGAGAAGCCCCTCGCGGCGAGCCTCTCGGAGGCGCGACGTGTCGTCGACGCCGTCCCGTCCGGCGCGTGGCTCGGCGGCGCGCCCGACACAGTGCTCGGCACCGGCATCCAGACCGCGCGTGCCGCCGTGGATGCCGGCCTCATCGGCCGGCCGGTGTCGGCGATGGCGACCTGGACTTCCGGCGGCCACGAGTCGTGGCATCCGCACCCCGACTTCTACTACCGAGAGGGAGGTGGGCCCCTTATGGACATGGGGCCGTACTACCTCACCTCCCTGGTGCAGCTGCTCGGCCCGGTCGTGCGGGTCAGCGGTGCGTCCTCGCGCTCGCGCGACGTGCGGCGCATCGGCACCGGCCCCCGCGCGGGGGAGCAGATCCCCGTCGAGGTCGACACCCACGTCACCGGGACGCTCGTCCACGAGGGCGGCGCCCTCTCGACGGTGACCTTCAGCTTCGACGGGGGCCAGACCGGTGCCCCGCCGATCGAGGTGCACGGCGAGGCGGGAAGCCTGCAGGCGCCCGATCCCAACCACTTCGACGGGCAGGTGCGCGTGCGACGGCACGGCGCGCAGGAGTGGGCCGACGTGCCGACGGGCGCCGGGTACGTCGGCGCGGGACGCGGCGTGGGACTCGTGGATTTCCTCCGCCCGGACGGCGGACGCGCGAGCGGGGCCATGGCCCTGCATGTGCTCGAGATCATGACCTCGTTGCTCGACGCCGCCGACGAGCGTCGGTGGGTCGAGCTGGTCACGACCGTCGAACGGCCGACGCCCGTGCCCCTCACCGATTTCGCCAGGCTCGGACTTCCCACCTCGACCGAAAGGACCCCGCTGTGA
- a CDS encoding aldo/keto reductase, which translates to MKSRSLAGREVSAIGLGAMPLSMNNDRVYPTRDEAIATVHAALDAGVTLIDTADIYAPTWDAIGHNEEIVAEALRTWEGDAAGVFVTTKGGITRSEGEKWGRDGSLAYLRSAVERSLRVLGVEQIELYQYHRPDRWMVYGEIMQNLKSLQDEGKIRAIGISNASVEEIDIAVEVLGEGNLASVQNEFSPRHPGSIDELRHCASLGIAFLPWSPLGGTGGGARTVGDRFSAFADVASERGVSPQQVVLAWELALADTVIPIPGARRAASITDSAAAADLDLSGDEVERLSYSVGIDPQ; encoded by the coding sequence GTGAAATCTCGTTCGCTCGCCGGCCGCGAGGTGTCGGCCATCGGCCTGGGCGCCATGCCCCTGTCGATGAACAACGACCGGGTCTATCCCACCCGGGACGAGGCGATCGCCACCGTCCACGCCGCCCTGGACGCCGGGGTCACCCTCATCGACACCGCCGACATCTACGCCCCGACGTGGGACGCCATAGGGCACAACGAAGAGATCGTCGCCGAGGCGCTGCGCACGTGGGAGGGGGATGCCGCGGGGGTGTTCGTGACCACGAAGGGCGGGATCACCCGGAGCGAGGGCGAGAAGTGGGGGCGGGACGGGTCGCTCGCCTACCTGCGCTCCGCCGTCGAGCGGTCGCTGCGTGTGCTGGGCGTGGAGCAGATCGAGCTCTACCAGTACCACCGCCCCGACCGATGGATGGTCTACGGCGAGATCATGCAGAATCTCAAGTCGCTGCAGGACGAGGGGAAGATCCGCGCGATCGGCATCTCGAACGCCAGCGTCGAGGAGATCGACATCGCTGTGGAGGTGCTGGGCGAGGGGAACCTCGCGAGCGTCCAGAACGAGTTCTCGCCCAGGCATCCGGGCTCCATCGACGAGCTCCGTCATTGCGCCTCACTCGGAATCGCCTTCCTCCCGTGGAGCCCGCTGGGGGGAACCGGCGGCGGCGCCCGCACGGTCGGTGATCGCTTCTCGGCGTTCGCCGACGTGGCCTCCGAGCGCGGCGTCAGCCCGCAGCAGGTGGTGCTGGCCTGGGAGCTCGCGCTCGCCGACACCGTGATCCCGATCCCCGGCGCCCGGCGAGCGGCGTCGATCACCGACTCCGCGGCCGCCGCGGATCTCGACCTGTCCGGCGACGAGGTCGAGCGCCTGTCGTACTCCGTCGGCATCGATCCGCAGTAG
- a CDS encoding glycosyltransferase family 2 protein — protein MAIRVSVVVPVYRPGGAIDPLIASLDRQTIPSDEFEVLLCDDGSGEQTVEQLAGIAADRPNVRVLSLPHTGWPGTPRNHGIDAAAGTYVQFVDQDDYLFDAALERLCDFADRNGSDVVVGREVGVGRRIPRRIFRRDVPRATLGEDPLLEMLTPHKLFRTAFLREHGIRYPDGKVRLEDHLFVMRAYFASRTISILSSEPCYAWVRHPGSASSSRIDPDQYFPHLANVLALVEAHVEQVDLRDQLLRHWYRGKILRRIAGRRLINYSQAYRTRFFDASRPLVRRWVDDGVEAGLPPAERVRSRLLRADRRDDLADFARWESELRCRVTVTSARWTRGGGLALALSVGVMHGEADAAVSLSAGDAGDWTADLSLRPFRDALIEAAADAGRDRVAVSVRTDRGVSPVAKGSRPTREGVRLVIDPQRAFAGEAGAGGTLVASVRCAGWAFDVPLTADQGVLAEVRNSPILAGRPLRLEAGDDGAVRVHREPSRGRGREVLARTVRAARARLGPVRGR, from the coding sequence GTGGCGATTCGGGTGAGCGTGGTCGTTCCGGTCTATCGCCCCGGAGGCGCGATCGACCCGCTCATCGCCTCGCTCGACCGGCAGACGATCCCGTCCGACGAGTTCGAGGTGCTGCTGTGTGACGACGGCTCGGGTGAGCAGACGGTCGAGCAGCTCGCCGGCATCGCCGCCGATCGCCCGAATGTCCGGGTCCTGTCGCTTCCGCACACGGGGTGGCCCGGCACACCGCGAAATCACGGCATCGATGCCGCCGCCGGCACCTACGTCCAGTTCGTCGACCAGGACGACTATCTCTTCGACGCCGCTCTCGAGCGGCTGTGCGATTTCGCGGATCGGAACGGGTCGGACGTGGTGGTCGGGCGCGAGGTCGGCGTCGGTCGCCGGATCCCCCGCCGTATCTTCCGCCGCGACGTTCCCCGTGCCACCCTCGGCGAGGACCCGCTCCTGGAGATGCTCACGCCGCACAAGCTGTTCCGCACCGCGTTCCTCCGCGAGCACGGCATCCGCTACCCCGACGGCAAGGTGCGTCTGGAAGATCACCTGTTCGTCATGCGGGCGTACTTCGCTTCGCGGACGATCTCGATCCTGTCGAGCGAGCCGTGCTACGCCTGGGTGCGGCATCCCGGCAGTGCGAGCTCGTCGCGCATCGACCCGGATCAGTACTTCCCGCACCTCGCGAACGTCCTCGCTCTCGTGGAAGCCCACGTCGAGCAGGTCGATCTGCGCGACCAGCTGCTTCGACATTGGTACCGGGGAAAAATTCTCCGGCGGATCGCGGGCCGGCGGCTGATCAACTATTCGCAGGCGTATCGAACGCGCTTCTTCGATGCCTCGCGGCCGCTCGTGCGCCGGTGGGTCGACGACGGAGTCGAGGCGGGGCTCCCGCCCGCCGAACGGGTGCGCTCGCGCCTGCTTCGCGCCGACCGTCGCGACGACCTGGCGGACTTCGCCCGCTGGGAGAGCGAGCTGCGCTGCCGTGTCACGGTGACCTCGGCGCGGTGGACCCGCGGCGGGGGCCTCGCGCTCGCGCTGTCGGTCGGGGTGATGCACGGCGAAGCGGATGCAGCGGTCTCCCTGTCGGCGGGGGATGCGGGCGACTGGACGGCGGATCTCTCCCTTCGCCCGTTCCGCGACGCGCTCATCGAGGCGGCGGCCGATGCGGGGCGCGACCGGGTCGCTGTGTCCGTCCGGACCGACCGCGGTGTCTCGCCCGTCGCCAAGGGATCGCGTCCGACCCGCGAGGGCGTACGGCTGGTCATCGATCCCCAGCGGGCGTTCGCGGGTGAGGCGGGCGCCGGAGGCACACTGGTGGCCAGCGTTCGATGCGCCGGGTGGGCCTTCGATGTGCCGCTCACGGCCGACCAGGGGGTCCTCGCCGAGGTACGCAACTCGCCGATCCTCGCGGGGCGCCCGCTTCGCCTCGAGGCCGGCGACGACGGAGCCGTGCGAGTGCACCGCGAGCCGAGCCGGGGGAGAGGCCGCGAGGTGCTCGCGCGCACGGTGCGCGCCGCCCGGGCCCGGCTGGGCCCCGTGCGCGGACGGTGA
- a CDS encoding DUF1206 domain-containing protein, giving the protein MSTAKNAARSAHSSSTFRAVARVGYAVLGLLHIIIGSIAITIATGAGGGSADQSGAMSQIRESPFGLVVLWVIVIGLTALSLFEIAQAFFASDTAGDDKKKWGRRVKHLGTAGAYIAVAATALTYALGGSSSSSGSTQSLSAQLLATPGGVFLLVLVGLVVAVVGGAFVYKGVTKKFEEKLNLPPATLGKAIVGFGIAGYVAKGIAVGVAGLLFIVAAFTQDPEAAGGLDGALQSLAQLPFGQVILWIVGAGLILYGLFCFARARYARM; this is encoded by the coding sequence ATGAGCACGGCGAAGAATGCAGCGCGGTCTGCCCACTCCTCCTCGACATTCCGCGCGGTCGCTCGGGTCGGATACGCCGTCCTCGGACTCCTCCACATCATCATCGGCAGTATCGCCATCACGATCGCCACGGGCGCCGGGGGCGGCTCGGCCGATCAGAGCGGCGCCATGTCGCAGATCCGCGAGTCGCCCTTCGGCCTCGTCGTGCTGTGGGTCATCGTCATCGGCCTCACCGCCCTCTCTCTCTTCGAGATCGCGCAGGCGTTCTTCGCCTCCGACACCGCGGGGGACGACAAGAAGAAGTGGGGTCGCCGCGTCAAGCACCTCGGTACCGCCGGCGCCTACATCGCGGTCGCCGCGACCGCCCTCACCTACGCGCTGGGAGGAAGCTCCTCGTCCTCGGGATCCACGCAGTCGTTGAGCGCCCAGCTGCTCGCGACACCGGGTGGTGTCTTCCTGCTCGTCCTCGTCGGGCTCGTCGTCGCCGTCGTCGGCGGCGCTTTCGTCTACAAGGGGGTGACCAAGAAGTTCGAGGAGAAGCTCAACCTCCCGCCGGCCACGCTCGGGAAGGCGATCGTGGGATTCGGCATCGCGGGATACGTCGCCAAGGGCATCGCCGTCGGGGTCGCCGGCCTCCTCTTCATCGTCGCCGCCTTCACACAGGACCCCGAGGCCGCGGGCGGGCTCGACGGAGCACTGCAGAGTCTCGCGCAGTTGCCGTTCGGTCAGGTGATCCTCTGGATCGTCGGCGCCGGCCTCATCCTGTACGGCCTGTTCTGCTTCGCCCGCGCGCGCTACGCGCGCATGTGA
- a CDS encoding alpha-galactosidase — protein sequence MNPRDDVLHLRRGGTSVILDLSTAPVPTIVHWGADLGALPREALTSLAVAARPQRVSGGLDATPRLTVLPTEAAGWMFSPAVEGHRAGSGSSILFSLAGVTGDDHSATLELVDAESGLEARVDLALGVAGVFTQRVTLRNVGDTAFTVDRLQATFPLPWEATEILDTTGHHLRERAPQRRPLAIGTHLRESRRGRPGADATVLLAAGRPGFGFETGQVHGLHVAWSGNHRVLAERTSNGDAFLAGGELFLPGEVVLAPGDEITTPPVMGSWGDGLSELSHRFHDEWRARPQHPSRPRPITLNTWEAVYFDHDLDRLRALADAAAEVGVERFVLDDGWFLGRRDDTAGLGDWLVDPVVWPGGLHPLVDHVRGLGMEFGLWVEPEMVNPDSELAREHPDWILRGRSDLPPSARQQQVLNLAHPDAYRYISERLHALLEEYPIAYLKWDHNRDLVDAAAGPGGASRAHATTLALYRLLDELKAAHPELEIESCASGGARVDLGILDRTDRIWTSDSLDPLERLPNQRYTGLVVPPELMGAHLTTPHLHTSGRTVDLELSAAVALIGHFGIEWDLTGTDRATRARIAEWVAYAASLREMIATGRTVHVDGTDPGVDVRGVVAADGSQAMFTIVQTMTDAAWPPGRVRMPGLADDRLYRVTLSPLTRAHDAGQSPLEWAGAETVLTGRQLSVVGLRPMVQQPQRAIVVDVVAAD from the coding sequence ATGAATCCCCGCGATGACGTCCTTCATCTCCGACGCGGCGGCACGAGTGTCATCCTCGATCTGTCGACCGCCCCTGTCCCGACGATCGTGCACTGGGGCGCCGACCTCGGCGCGCTGCCCCGCGAGGCGCTGACCTCGCTCGCCGTCGCCGCGCGCCCGCAGCGGGTGTCGGGGGGCCTGGACGCCACGCCGCGGCTGACCGTCCTTCCGACCGAGGCCGCCGGGTGGATGTTCTCCCCCGCCGTCGAGGGCCACCGGGCAGGATCAGGGAGCAGCATCCTGTTCTCGCTCGCCGGCGTCACAGGCGACGATCACTCGGCGACGCTCGAGCTCGTCGACGCCGAGTCGGGTCTGGAGGCGCGGGTCGACCTGGCGCTCGGCGTCGCCGGGGTGTTCACCCAGCGGGTGACCCTGCGCAACGTCGGCGACACCGCGTTCACCGTCGACCGCCTGCAGGCGACCTTCCCCCTGCCGTGGGAGGCGACCGAGATCCTCGACACCACCGGGCATCATCTGCGCGAACGTGCCCCGCAGCGCCGACCCCTCGCCATCGGCACCCATCTGCGCGAGAGCCGGCGGGGCCGACCGGGCGCCGATGCGACCGTGCTCCTCGCCGCGGGGCGGCCCGGGTTCGGCTTCGAGACCGGGCAGGTGCACGGTCTCCACGTCGCATGGAGCGGCAATCACCGCGTCCTCGCCGAACGCACGAGCAACGGCGACGCGTTCCTCGCCGGCGGCGAGCTGTTCCTGCCGGGCGAGGTCGTGCTCGCCCCGGGCGACGAGATCACCACGCCCCCGGTGATGGGATCGTGGGGCGACGGCCTCAGCGAGCTGTCGCACCGATTCCACGACGAGTGGCGGGCGCGCCCGCAGCATCCCTCCCGTCCGCGCCCGATCACCCTCAACACGTGGGAAGCGGTCTACTTCGACCACGACCTCGACCGGCTCCGGGCGCTCGCGGACGCGGCCGCCGAAGTGGGAGTCGAGCGCTTCGTGCTCGACGACGGCTGGTTCCTCGGCCGTCGCGACGACACCGCAGGTCTCGGTGACTGGCTGGTCGATCCGGTGGTCTGGCCCGGCGGCCTGCACCCGCTCGTCGACCACGTGCGCGGTCTCGGAATGGAGTTCGGCCTGTGGGTGGAGCCCGAGATGGTGAACCCCGACAGCGAGCTGGCCAGGGAGCATCCGGACTGGATCCTACGCGGGCGCAGCGACCTGCCGCCGTCCGCGCGGCAGCAGCAGGTGCTGAACCTCGCCCACCCGGACGCGTACCGCTACATCTCGGAGCGTCTTCATGCGCTCCTCGAGGAGTATCCGATCGCGTATCTGAAGTGGGACCACAACCGCGACCTCGTCGATGCCGCGGCGGGCCCGGGCGGTGCCTCGCGCGCGCACGCGACCACGCTTGCGCTCTACCGTCTGCTCGACGAACTGAAGGCCGCGCACCCGGAGCTCGAGATCGAGAGCTGCGCATCGGGCGGAGCGCGGGTCGACCTGGGGATCCTCGATCGCACCGACCGGATCTGGACGAGCGACAGTCTCGACCCGCTCGAACGGCTGCCGAACCAGCGCTACACCGGTCTGGTGGTGCCGCCGGAGCTGATGGGTGCGCACCTGACCACCCCGCATCTGCACACCTCGGGGCGCACCGTGGATCTCGAGCTGAGTGCGGCGGTCGCCCTCATCGGGCACTTCGGCATCGAGTGGGACCTCACCGGCACCGACCGGGCGACGCGGGCGAGAATCGCGGAGTGGGTGGCGTACGCGGCGTCCCTCCGCGAAATGATCGCCACCGGGCGGACCGTGCACGTCGACGGCACCGACCCCGGTGTGGACGTGCGCGGCGTCGTCGCGGCGGACGGTTCGCAGGCGATGTTCACGATCGTGCAGACGATGACGGATGCCGCGTGGCCGCCCGGACGCGTGCGGATGCCCGGGCTGGCGGATGACCGCCTGTACCGGGTGACCCTGTCTCCGTTGACCCGCGCTCACGATGCCGGGCAGTCGCCGCTGGAATGGGCGGGGGCCGAGACGGTGCTGACCGGCCGCCAGCTGTCGGTCGTCGGGCTGCGGCCGATGGTTCAGCAGCCGCAGCGGGCGATCGTCGTCGACGTGGTGGCGGCGGACTGA